The genomic region caccctaaaatggaataggacaacaaatgaccgggacacaGGGAGTAACTAATTATATGCACATCATCCCATATAGACCAACATAATGATTTCATGGAGCAGTGACATGGGGGCTGTTGCTTATGGCGGGGCAAGGGCGAATGATAATTTCATAAAACAGAAAAACTGTGCATCAAAAATTGTTCTATCGATGTGTTTGATACATAATGCGAAAGTCATACCATCTCGGAGATGAGCTTGTTGCTCCATGGCTTGTAGACGGAATTTTAACTCATTGTTTTGGCTAGTAAGTCCAGCAGAATCTCTCTGTTCATAACAGATAGCATTTCAGTAAGAAATCATGACGAGAAAAAACAGAAAGTACAAATCTTTAGTAAGAATCATGTCAGTCACTCACCTGAAGCAATGTGAGCTGTGCGGACAATGTTGTTGCTTCGTTTTGTAACGTCTGAACTTTATGCTCCAATTCAGATATATACCTCATCTTCCTCTCCTTTGAGCGCGCAGCTGACTGGCGATTGGCTAAAATCCTATAATTTCCGAAAATTCAAATTGAAAAGGCAGCAAACTTAGATATCAGCAAGTACTCAAGTAATTATCAAAAAACAATGAGTCTTATATGAGAGTGTCTCACATGTGAGTGTTAAGACAACCCAAGTCCTTATGTATACGGTATACCTCGTCTAATTTAAGTTTGTGTATAAATAATCTAGCGACATTGAACTAGTAAGAAATTACCTTTTAGCGCGTTTGGGATCAGATAATGCAATCTCTGCCAGCTTATCATTGGCCATGATCTTTTTCATCTCAACCGCTGTGAATTCTCCATTACCAAACTCCAAGTTCAAAGCATTTGAATTTCCATTAGCAGGATCCTTGAGGGACAGTTGGGCTATACCTGTACTCGGAGATGGTGGGAGTTTTGGAGATTCATCGCCAAAACTCATACTCCCCATAAAACTATCCATCGAAACACTCCTATAGTGTCTAGTAGTTGGGGCCGCCTCACTAGTAGCACTCCTCTTCCGGTCCCCGGGTCTATATCCACTGCTTCTACTCTCATTGGCGCTGCTTTCAGCTTCATTATCACTACTGTCACAACCATTCGTCTTGGAACCACTAGCACGACTATCCATATCATCCCGGTTCTCATAACCGGCCCTGTCATCGGTTCCAGAAGAGTTCATGGCATCAATCGAGTCCATATTAATATAAGCTGAGAGCAAGTCATCCACGACTTCACCCTCAACATTTCCATCCCGGTTTTTATCCCAACTCGATTCCCTCTTAATTAACTGAGCTTGATTAGCATTCCCCGGATACTCCCCACCTGACAAAGACCTTTCCAAACCACACTGACCTCTTATAGGAGCCAAAGGCAACGGTGGCGGCGATGACTGCATAATACTATCAAACCCAAACGGAATATCACTAATAGACCGCCTATGAAATTTCCGAGGTGGAAGTCCCTCGGTTATATGCAACGAGTTCCCCCTAGGAAAACCACCACTCCCATCACGACTATCCATCGAACCATCACTCGACAAATTCAAACTCTCAACACCATTAGGTGGAGAACCCAAGTTCTGATACAAAGTCGGGCTCAAAGGTGGCAAAGAGTCATTCCCAAAGAACGACGGTTGAGACAACGACCGTGAATGAGCCGACCCAGACCCAGACCCACGAGCGAAATTCTGAGACCCGGGACGAGCACCCGGAACTTGTGAATATGGTGATATAGGTGGGTGTGATGGAGGTATTCCTACCCTCTTATTACCACTACTATCACCCCCAAAATTCGGCAAAATTTGACCATTTTGAGGTAAGGGAGGCCGAATTTGGGATATATTCAACTGAGATACATCAAGATGATTACTTGATGATAAAATTTGTTGTTGTCTTGAACTAAATGGGTTTTGTAATCTATGCATCATATCAATATTACCTCTTTCTGTATCCCCCATTTTTACTGATCTTCAAACCCTAATTCACAATAATTCAACTAAAACCCAGAAAACTTTCACCTTTTTGTATAATAATCAATTATCACCTGTAGCTCACTCTCACAGATAAACCTAAACAATCatcaacaaaaacacaacaaaacccacaaaaattaaattaattattacaATTACAACTACCCAACAACCAAATAATCAATTAAATACAATAAATCACTTGACCCAAATCTTTTCATCAAAAAAAGCCTCCTACTGATTAAAAAAACCCGTCTTACAGTGTGAGAcggtcttattctataatttacGCAAACAGTaactaaataatcaattaaaaacAAGAAATCACTAGACCCAATAATAAAAATCTAATCTTTTCATCAAAAAAAGTTTCtttatgtaaaaccgtcttacagtATGAGACGGTCCTTTTACTTATGTATAAATAAAAACACGataatataagacggtcttattctATAATTCGGATAAACAATAAGTAGCATTACCTAACAAAAAGATGAGGCACAAGAAACCCAGAAATTAAATGTGACAACAGCGTAAGATAGCAAAGATGAGTCACTGATTGTTAACTTGCACAAACCGGCGATGGCGCATTTTAAGGAGAACAACAAAACCTTTCTCTTACACAATACTAGAGTTCTTCTTTCACActgtttattttatattttatcttttaatttattttttatatttttgggtttttctcTCTCTAGAAAAATGGggaaatttatggaaaaaaataaataaaggaatacTGAAACACGGATTTTCTGGTGTATAACGCGtgaatataataattaaaaaaaagtggggggattttataattttttatttttattttttaggatTAGAGTAGAAGGTGTGAAATGAAGAGAAATTTAAGTTGAATTTGAAGAGTGTTTAGGTTGCATTCCGACCACATTTGGACCCATATCtcaatcaatcatcaatttcCCCTCTATCTCCGCAATTTATATAGGCTCTCTATTATTTTAGTTTTTGGTGGAAAATTTAGAGGTGGCAAACGGATCGATCTGGTCGGGTTTGTTCGGGACTAAGTCGCCTCGGGTCATATCAAATCAACCTATCCTTTCAGGTCAATTTGTGTGTCGAGTCGTGTCAGGTTTGAATCCGGTCTTTATCGGGTATAAGATCGCAAACGGGTCGGGCCAGATTAGTTTCGAGTTGCTGATTTTTCGGGTTATGCCAGGTTGGGTTTCGGCGGGTCGAATATGTCGGATCGGTTCGAGTTTGCCAGCTCTAGTGGAAATATATATTTGATCTATTATCTCGAGCGATAGATCTCATACAATATTCATAGAATATGTCAAATTTAAATGGATATTAATCTTTAAAAATcgaataaaataaattgaatattTAGATATTATCTCGCATATCATAGGTATCTTTGAGAGGCGTTATAAAGCTGATTTTTTTTCCTAGTTATTTATGTGTTCTTAGAAactttttaatgtttttttagggAAAAACtttttattgttaatctttccctAAATTAACTATTTCGTTTGATACATATTTCTTGATGAAAATGCGTATTTTATCGTGAATCATAACAACGTTTATTAATCATTTTATATCATATGTGGATTACGTGCCCATTCTAAtactttttgtatcattttactttaaattataaaatattctcacaataaatttattataaaattGTCTCTCAAAAGATCTAAACAATATTCTCGTACTAATATAGAGTAATGGTATTTACAGCGTTTGTAATAGAATGCGTGTGTATAACCTCTGCAATTGTGCATGTGTGTATTACGTAGTACACACGCCCTAGTATAGGCGCGTGGATTAGTAGTCATCAGGGTTGTGGCGTTTGTACTTCCTTAATTTATGAGAAATAGATAAATAACTTTATTTTCGTTACCATTACGTATTTAACgtctattttttttataaaaggtTAAGTATAAATATAGTAAATTCATAGAGACAAATAAAGAGATTATAACCAAAATGATCATTAAAAAATGAATAAAACACCGTTGATTAAGGCAATTAAGCTAATTTACATGTGGTCACTAgctaaacacaaattctcattgaagacatgacatatccgtcacaagctgaagacggataccattttacctcacaatgtacccactttttctctctctgcaacactattcatgtggtcccctttctccactaacccattttgttaccattttatctcacaaaatatccgtcacaaatggtaacccgtcacaagggagaccaattgctaACTAAAAAGTAAGAGAAAGAGGGAAATTCTTTTGGTTACTTTGTTGGAGGTTGGTCTAGTTTTGTATGTATTTGAATGGGAAAATGGGTACTCCATCACTTATTTTGGTTAGATTCCATAACATTACGAAATGTACAAATTAACTTTTGATTAGATGTTAACCTTGTTTTGGGATTAGTGTGGAAAATTGAGTTTGTCTAAATAAAGCTTTGTAAAAGTAAACACAAACGTGCAATTTGGTTATGTTGTGGATTTGTACCTTCTTTTCCAATTAGAATGAAAATTAGATAGGTTAATGGAAATTTACATCATAATGAAAGTTTGTGGTGAGCATAATTACTtaagaaaattttaaaaaaatttaaatatAGAGACAAGGCGAAATTCTTTTTCATATGTAATTATCATATATCTTTCATTCTAAAAAACTATATGCGAGTACGATTTTTATGTTCCATCTTTATGTATCATCCTGTATCCCATAGACTTCGCTCGGCTCaatatttttttctcttttcttgtgAAAATCAACTCAAATGGAAAATGTGTCAAAAGATAAAAAAGTAATGGAATATAATGTATTGTACCACAATATTACCTGGCCTGAACTCTCAAAGCATCACATTAGGGCATTGTTTGGTAACAACATATTGGGTTGAACTTGGTAGATTTCGGTCTAAAGGATAATGATAGGGCGCCATCAGATAGCGTCGAGATTGGGCCTCACCCTCTCACCCTTTATTTTAGTGATCCTCATTTATTGCATGTGAGAAGGTGACGTCGAGATTAAGTGCCACGAGGTAACGCTAACTCATTTCCCTTTGCGATATGTTGCCAAATAACCAAGTTCTAAATTGAGATCTCCATCAGATTTCATCAAAAACACAAATTCTGTAAACGTCTTCCTAGGGTTTTCTATGGGAGCTCTGTCTTAGTTTAATCTTTGTTCCTTCCTTCTTCGCTCAAGGGTTTCTCTACGACTGGGTTTGTAGGATAGTAGTTCGGTGCTGCGTGGTGTCGTGTTTGTGGTTGGTTTTCTTTTCTTTGGTATTAATAGGGTTTCCTAATACGGTTAGGAAAGTGGgtgttttagggtttttgtgtttcgTTTTGCTACGATTAGGGTTATTTGTGATTCTATTTTTCTTCGTGATTTCGTGTGGTGTTTCGTATGGAACGTGGCAACTGCTCTAAAGGGAAAGGGGTTATGAGGGAAGAAGTCGGGGAAGGTGGGAGTGTGTTCGAATGGGATATTGGAGATACAGAGGTCCAGGAGACAACTATGGAGCGAATTCTCGTGGGCAAAGTATGGGCATCGAAATCCATTAATGTGCGTGCTGCTATAGATACGATGCTTAGGCTGTGGAATCCTTCAGGGAAAGTTATGGGTAATGCCTTGGACGCAAGGGAGAGGACGTTCATATTTCGGTTCGAGGAGGAGAAAGACAAGATCAAAGTTATGGAAGGACAACTGTGGCACTTCGATAAGTTTGCGTGGTGTTTTAATGAACCTGTTGCTGAGGGTAAGGTGTCGGATACTCCTCTGTTCTATCTCCCTATATGGGCACGTATATATGATCTCCCTATCAAAGGTCGTATGAATGAGGAGAATCTAAGACGGCTCGGTATGCAGTTAGGTAAGTTTGTGGCGAAAGACGAGACTCCCTTCCCGGAGATGGAGAGGGCAGTTCGGGTTAGAATCCTTCACGATATACGTAAACCGCTTCAAGCTAGTGCTAATATTCGAATGCCCAATGGGAAGGTCACGGCTTTTGAGGTGAAGTATGAGAGGTTACCTCTGTTTTGCTATGGGTGTGGCGTGCTAGGTCACGGGGCCAAAAAGTGTGAGGGAGGTCCTTATGAGGAGGAAGAGTTGAAATTTGGTGATGGGTTGAGAGCTTCATCATGGAAGGGAGGCAAGGCTGGGGTTGCACAAGGGAGGAAGACAAGTCGGGATTTGAGGCCTGACGTTGAAGAAGAATATTTGAGAAGTGAacatgagatgattgagaagctGCGCAAATTTTCGTTGTCAAGCAAAGCAAAGTCACAATTGGGACGGGGTGGGCAGGAGGTTTGCAGCGTGATAGGTGATGATGTGGGAGGGGGATTGCATGAGAGTGGAGGTGGAAGAAGGAGTACTTTACGTTGGGTGCAAGATGCTAGTGTGGTTGAAGTGCCCAGCGGGAACGGGCATGGGGATTGTGAGGGAATTGTAGAGCAGCGCACTGAGAGTGTTGGGGTTGCCGACGGAAAACGAGGTGGGTGTGCTGATGATGGCCATAGTGAACAAGTGCTGGTAACATGTGGAGGGATGGAGATGGGAATGACGGAGGATCATGGGAAGGAGGATAAGGAAAAGCGGGCACATGGAGGGGGCGTGGGGGAGGGCAGTAGCGGGCAGTTGGTGGGAGGGGAGATTGTGGGCGTGGAGATGACTGAGAAGGGGGGCTCATATTGGTTCGAAGTGGACAAGACGAGCTAGGCTGGATATCTTGGCGATTAAAGGTGATGCAAATAGGGGTATGAAGGAGGGGGGAAGCCGGTTTCTAATAAGAGAAAGGGTGGTTCAGAGTTCGAGGACGGGGAATTGGCAAGTAAGAGACTACAGATCGACATGGGTGTACGTtcacctgaggcggaggttgagggaGCTCAACCCCGCCGGGCATTATGAATCTTTTGAGCCTTAACTGTAGGGGGCTGGGCAACCCCGATGCAGTATGCGGCTTGAAAAATCTGCTCAGGAGGGAGGAGGCTAGTGTGGTTTTTTTGTGTGAGACTAAATTGAGTAGTGGGGAGATGCATAGGGTGTGGAGTAGGTTTGACGGGTACACTGGAGTTGCTGTAGATAGTGTGGGCAGGTCAGGGGGGTTGGCGTTCTTGTGGCGTGATGATGTTCGTTGTACCCTTCAGAGTGCGTCAATGCATCACATGGACTTCGACGTTGAGATGAGGGAGATTAAGAGTAGAGTTACGGGTTTTTATGGGTGGCCGGCTGTTCAAGATAGGCATCTCTCATGGGATCTTCTTCGACTCTTAGCTTCAGAATCGGCGGGTCCTCGGCTGTGTGTTGGTAATTATAATGAAGTTCTTTTTTCTAGTGAAATGAAAGGAGGGGAGCGTGCCCAATGGCAAATGAATAATTTTAGGGATGCTGTTGATGAGTGTGGGCTTCGAGACATACCCTCTGAGGGTTATGCATTCACGTTTGACAATGGACAGAGTGGTGAGGATAACAAACATATCAGGATTGATAGAGCTATGGCTACGGGAGACTGGTTCGATTTGTTTCCTTATGGGCGTCTTTTCCACCTGGATAGGGAGTGGTCTGACCACGCTTCCTTGAGGGCGTAGTGTTTGATAGGAGGTTAAGGGATGAATGTGGGCCGAGGAAGAAGTTTAGTTTTGAGCATGTGTGGGTCGGGGAAGAAGGGTGTGAGGATACAATCAGGAGGGCTTGGGAGCGAGATGAAGGTGATGTGCTTGCGACGATTGAGAATTGTGCTAGAGATCTTCTGAATTGGAAGGGGATAAGTATTGGGAAGGTGGTAAAAGAGCTGCGGGCGAAGCGACCAAGGCTTAAGGTGCTTAATGAGGGAGATGTGTCGACCAGGGACGTGGAAGAGAGGAGACGAGTGATTAGGGATATATCTAAGCTACTGCGACATGAGGAGCTTTTTTGGAGACAGCGTTCCCGTGCAATATGGCTGAAGGAAGGGGACAAAAACACGATGTTTTTTCATCGTAAGGCTAGTCAGAGGAAGCAACGAAATCACATACATCGACTTGTTGATGATGCGGGTAGGGTGGTTGAGAAGACCGAGGAAGTTCCGGGCGTGGCAGTGGAGTACTTTAAGCAGCTGTTTACTACGACGAGACCGACTGATTTTGGGGATATTATGCGGGGTGTAGAAGGGCGTGTGACCAGGGAGATGAATGAAGGGTTGCGAGCTCAGTACACGGGGGAGGAGGTTGTGCAAGCATTAAATCAGATGAATCCGCTCAAAGCTCTGGGGCCCGATGGAATGAATGGATTGTGTTTTCAGACCTACTGGCACATAGTGGGACCGTCTGTAGTCCGTTAAGTCTTAAGTATCCTTAATGGTGCACCAATGCCAGGTAATATGAATCTCACTCATATTGTCTTAATTCCTAAGAAGAAAGCTCCGGATAAGATGGTTGATTTTAGGCCTATAATAAGTTTGTGTAATGTGTTATATAAGATCGTTTCGAAGGTTTTGGCTAATAGATTGAAGCTGTTCTTAGGATATATTGTCTCTGAGAATCAGAGTGCGTTCACTCCTGGTCGTATTATTACAGACAATATCCTTCTGGCTTTCGAAATGTTTCATTATATGAAAAATTCGAGGGGTGGTGGAGGGCATATGGCTTTTAAATTAGATATGTCTAGGGCATATGACAGAGTCGAATGGTCTTTTTTGAGAGAGCTTTTGGAGCGTATGAGATTTGATGATTTATGGGTAGGGCGAGTTATGGAGTGTGTGACATCGGTCAGGTATGAAATTCTGGTCAATGGTAAAACTTCTGAGATGTTTAGCCCGACTAGGGGGTTGAGGCAGGGTGATCTGATTTCTCCGTATTTGTTTATATTGTGTGCTGAGGTTCTGTCTAGTCTTATTAGAAGAGCCGTGGAGAATAATTCGATTCATGGGATTCGTATTGCTGTGACGGCGCCGGTTGTGTCTCATTTACTTTTTGCAGACGATAGTATATTTTTTGTAAAGGCAAATGAGGCAGAAGCAATGAGAGTAAAGGCTATTCTTAGGGAGTATGAGGTGGCATCTGGGCAGTTAGTTAATTTTGATAAGACGACGATGTCTTTTAGTAAGGGAACGAGGGAGGATAGGAGACGGCGAGTGGCGGCAGTCTTGGGCGTACGTGTagttgtgtggacagcgggccgcccacgggggcgcttggtgagaaacgaaacaagcgtttgcattttgtaaggagtcgccaccaatttttatgggaaattggaaccgttcgaatacctcgtgtcatgtcaagacacaaagtagtgacatgaacactaagcaatcgttacccttagcattctatgtctagaatgactctcgtggatgccaatgaacacgggtgctcacggagatctggagtaaggggtgagggtacgtattaggaagctcttttgatcgaacacctaatcccgcccgcctcgatagcggcctctactaatgattagggaagttattcgtacttgatatactgtcggctatatgcatgcaatgcaacatccatagattaatcctaacatgtgagaattaactaagtcggttgacacgtaattagcatgcaattgggtcgaagtaggatttaatgctcatttacatgtgaaagcatacaaatgataaaagaaatacaataattataaattacaagaatgaaaattacaataattacatcggattaggcgatttatgtcgaaaatacctttaaaacggacaatttgataaaaaggaataaaagaataaaagacgaacaggaattagcgtgataatacggataatagttaattaattacgtaaactaattaattacgtcaaggcaaaaaaggagttcagaggcagaaatcaacctaGAAGAGCAGTAAGAAGAGatcgcgccctctggaagagcgcggcgattctttgcgtcattcaagggtgagttaatttgtgaagttgaagcgcaaatcgttaaggttaattgttaaatttaatgatcgattgattataattactcggatgaaagtgattaatagattatttagCACATGAATtagtcatgaaagcgataaaacatggatgagatggaattaaacgaattaattacgtgaaggagcgatgttaatgaatgagtcctctattgaaatcaattaactaggttagatatgacgaatatacaatggataaacagatgcaaatatatcaacgatTTAATTCCGGAGattcaatatgaacaaattgaatctcgaAATCgagtttgaatttaatgacgaaaacccgtaaatatggattatttaggatttaagtcggatttaaagacggattaaacatgttaatgacgaaggaataatatacatgtgattaattatgctatcatgtgaacgaattaaagaacaaacaaacgAAATCAAATAAGaacaacgaattacagaggacgaagaagaagaaaagaagcgagaagctggcggcccctcacgaagaggcgcagcagaggctgcgctccttcgaagaggcgcagcgattctttgcgtctttttcTCGATCGATCTTCGAAAAATCCGTAAAAGAGGtttgaaagacggttttagaaatcggttttaacgaggtattttcgacataaaccttacaatgatgatacgataagtaaaatacaataaataaataaggattatacaccctcagacttacatgtttgacgaaacgagaaggactaagatatcgattagtgatgctcgacgcgaatgcaaagaaagtgccctcgtaagaggaaaacgattaattaattaagttgattattggtgtagttggtcaaattggtcggtcatgcaacggagaggctggtacccggaaagatccgagcttacgtggtcggaagtccaagcacgtaggcgccaattagtaagaacgaagtctagaatgcaaagggagaagagaagggcggacactcgcgtgagaaatatgaggaacgaaggctcctatttatactaatcacacgacggaattatggtaagagttggatacggaaggaaagatccggaaacaaccgacttaggttaaacacggaaacttggacaaaaagaaagccctgggaaaaagcgcagcagtgctgcgtcccttagaagagcgcaaagacttgctgcgtcctttcccgggtaggttcctctgcgcgtagaaaacgcgtttgacagcctgtcgtatttcaggcataactttctctacaagactcggaataaggtgatttcggtggcgttagaaagctaagaaagagatctagaactttctatgaaataggcctgacccataaaactcgttatgacctcgtaaaacgggcctaaagatcgggttatcatttt from Silene latifolia isolate original U9 population chromosome 3, ASM4854445v1, whole genome shotgun sequence harbors:
- the LOC141648455 gene encoding bZIP transcription factor 29-like codes for the protein MGDTERGNIDMMHRLQNPFSSRQQQILSSSNHLDVSQLNISQIRPPLPQNGQILPNFGGDSSGNKRVGIPPSHPPISPYSQVPGARPGSQNFARGSGSGSAHSRSLSQPSFFGNDSLPPLSPTLYQNLGSPPNGVESLNLSSDGSMDSRDGSGGFPRGNSLHITEGLPPRKFHRRSISDIPFGFDSIMQSSPPPLPLAPIRGQCGLERSLSGGEYPGNANQAQLIKRESSWDKNRDGNVEGEVVDDLLSAYINMDSIDAMNSSGTDDRAGYENRDDMDSRASGSKTNGCDSSDNEAESSANESRSSGYRPGDRKRSATSEAAPTTRHYRSVSMDSFMGSMSFGDESPKLPPSPSTGIAQLSLKDPANGNSNALNLEFGNGEFTAVEMKKIMANDKLAEIALSDPKRAKRILANRQSAARSKERKMRYISELEHKVQTLQNEATTLSAQLTLLQRDSAGLTSQNNELKFRLQAMEQQAHLRDALNETLTAEIQRLKIATGELSSESMSKCFGQQLYINPQMFQQKHQHTNQNNATQEQLKAQDTSNGSGTKGEANKNGS
- the LOC141649965 gene encoding uncharacterized protein LOC141649965 is translated as MNLLSLNCRGLGNPDAVCGLKNLLRREEASVVFLCETKLSSGEMHRVWSRFDGYTGVAVDSVGRSGGLAFLWRDDVRCTLQSASMHHMDFDVEMREIKSRVTGFYGWPAVQDRHLSWDLLRLLASESAGPRLCVGNYNEVLFSSEMKGGERAQWQMNNFRDAVDECGLRDIPSEGYAFTFDNGQSGEDNKHIRIDRAMATGDWRLRDECGPRKKFSFEHVWVGEEGCEDTIRRAWERDEGDVLATIENCARDLLNWKGISIGKVVKELRAKRPRLKVLNEGDVSTRDVEERRRVIRDISKLLRHEELFWRQRSRAIWLKEGDKNTMFFHRKASQRKQRNHIHRLVDDAGRVVEKTEEVPGVAVEYFKQLFTTTRPTDFGDIMRGVEGRVTREMNEGLRAQYTGEEVVQALNQMNPLKALGPDGMNGLCFQTYWHIVGPSVVR